A genomic stretch from Aquila chrysaetos chrysaetos chromosome 1, bAquChr1.4, whole genome shotgun sequence includes:
- the LOC115339809 gene encoding toll-like receptor 1, whose protein sequence is MRSLRNFFLYKCLFALTFWNCVSLSVENELFTSVSNEDGSDKKIKSLPLLYTNSHQSKPNFDWVLIQNTTESLSLSEITNDNVKKLIALLSNFRQGSTLQNLTLTNVSVDWNGLIDTFQTVWHSSIEYFNLNDVRQLSYIRSYDFDYSGTSMKAVTMKKVLITDLYFSQNDLYKIFADMNIAALTITESEMIHMLCPSSDSPFRYLNFLNNDLTDLLFQKCDKLIQLETLILQRNKFESLSKVSFMTSHMKSLKYLDISSNLLSHDGGDVQCQWAESLTELDLSSNQLMDAVFECLPVNIKKLNLQNNHITSVPKGMAELKSLKELNLASNSLADLPGCSGFTSLEFLNVEMNSILTPSADFFQSCPRVRELQAGHNPFKCSCELQDFIRLERQSGGKLFGWPAAYVCEYPEDLQGTQLKDFHLTELACNTVLLLVTALLLTLVLVAVVAFLCIYLDVPWYVRMTWQWTQTKRRAWHSRPEEQETILQFHAFISYSERDSLWVKNELIPNLEKGEGCVQLCQHERNFVPGKSIVENIINCIEKSYKSIFVLSPNFVQSEWCHYELYFAHHKLFSENSNSLILILLEPIPPYIIPARYHKLKALMAKRTYLEWPKERSKRPLFWANLRAAISINLLMADRKRCGETD, encoded by the coding sequence ATGAGATCTctcagaaacttttttctttacaagtgTCTGTTTGCATTAACTTTTTGGAACTGTGTCAGCCTGTCTGTGGAAAATGAACTCTTCACATCTGTTTCTAACGAAGATGGTTctgacaaaaaaatcaagagccTGCCACTCCTCTATACAAATAGTCATCAGTCCAAACCTAATTTTGACTGGGTTTTGATACAAAATACTACAGAAAGCCTATCGTTGTCAGAAATCACAAATgacaatgtaaaaaaattaatagcattATTATCTAATTTCAGACAAGGCTCCACGTTACAAAATCTGACACTGACAAATGTGTCAGTTGACTGGAATGGTCTTATTGACACTTTTCAGACTGTATGGCACTCATCCATTGAATATTTCAATCTTAACGATGTAAGACAATTGTCGTACATCAGAAGCTATGACTTTGACTATTCAGGTACGTCTATGAAAGCGGTCACAATGAAGAAAGTTTTAATCACAGATCTGTACTTCTCACAGAATGACctatacaaaatatttgcagacaTGAATATTGCAGCCTTGACAATAACTGAATCAGAGATGATACATATGCTGTGTCCTTCGTCTGACAGTCCCTTTAGatacttaaattttttaaacaacGATTTAACAGacctgctttttcaaaaatgtgaCAAATTAATTCAACTGGAGACATTAATCTTGCAGAGGAATAAATTTGAGAGCCTTTCCAAGGTAAGCTTCATGACTAGCCATATGAAGTCACTGAAATACCTGGACATCAGCAGCAACTTGCTGAGTCATGATGGAGGTGATGTGCAATGCCAATGGGCTGAGTCTCTGACAGAGTTGGACCTGTCCTCAAATCAGTTGATGGATGCCGTGTTTGAGTGCTTGCCAGTCAACATCAAAAAACTCAACCTCCAAAACAATCACATCACCAGTGTCCCCAAGGGAATGGCTGAGCTGAAATCCTTGAAAGAGCTGAACCTGGCATCGAACAGCCTGGCTGACCTGCCGGGGTGCAGTGGCTTTACGTCGCTGGAGTTCCTGAACGTAGAGATGAATTCGATCCTCACCCCATCTGCCGACTTCTTCCAGAGCTGCCCACGGGTCAGGGAGCTACAAGCCGGGCACAACCCGTTCAAGTGTTCCTGTGAACTGCAAGACTTTATCCGCCTGGAGAGGCAGTCTGGGGGGAAGCTGTTTGGCTGGCCAGCGGCGTATGTGTGCGAGTACCCGGAAGACTTGCAAGGAACGCAGCTGAAGGACTTCCACCTGACTGAACTGGCTTGCAACACGGTGCTCTTGCTGgtgacagctctgctgctgacgCTGGTGCTGGTGGCTGTCGTGGCCTTTCTGTGCATCTACTTGGATGTGCCGTGGTACGTGCGGATGACGTGGCAGTGGACGCAGACAAAGCGGAGGGCTTGGCACAGCCGCCCCGAAGAGCAGGAGACCATTCTGCAGTTTCACGCGTTCATTTCCTACAGCGAGCGCGATTCGTTGTGGGTGAAGAACGAGCTGATCCCGAACCTGGAGAAGGGGGAGGGCTGTGTACAACTGTGCCAGCACGAGAGGAACTTTGTCCCCGGCAAGAGCATTGTGGAGAACATCATTAACTGCATTGAGAAGAGCTACAAGTCGATCTTTGTGTTGTCTCCCAACTTTGTGCAGAGCGAGTGGTGTCACTATGAGCTGTACTTTGCCCATCACAAATTATTCAGCGAGAATTCCAACAGCTTAATCCTCATTTTACTGGAGCCGATCCCTCCGTACATTATCCCTGCCAGGTATCACAAGCTGAAGGCTCTCATGGCAAAGCGAACCTACCTGGAGTGGCCGAAGGAGAGGAGCAAGCGTCCCCTTTTCTGGGCTAACCTGAGGGCAGCTATTAGCATTAACCTGCTAATGGCTGATAGAAAGCGGTGTGGGGAAACAGATTAA